The genomic DNA CGGGCACCGCAGCCAGCCTCGCTGACTTACTACGCCAACCTGGAGACGAGAGGAGATCGGTATGACCGCAACCTATATGCACATCGGCATCCCCATCACGGAGAAGAAGCCGAACATGATCTACAACGAGGCCATGAAGTTCTGGGTGTCGAACGTCGACGACTACGACTACAAGGTGGAGTACCTCAAGTTCGAGGAGGGCACGCCCTTCCCCGAAGAGCTGCATCGTCGCTGGCACGTGGCCTACGCGGTGGACGATCTGGACCGGTACGTCGACGATGCCGACCGCGTCATCTGCGACCCCATGGACGCGGGTCCCGGTGTGCGTCTGGCCTTCGTCGAGAAGGACGGCGCCGTGATCGAGCTCTACGAGGACAAGAACTAGCGATTGGCGGTTGAGCGCGGCCCCGAAGACGGGGCCGCCGCTTTTCCGGATCGGCTTGACGGCGAAACCCCCGATCCGCGGCAGGAATCGATCGGTTTGGTAATCCCGCAGATTCGCTTTGTTTTACGCTTTGAACATGCGACCTGGAAAAACGCCTTCGATCACGCTCGGCAGACCCGAAACGCCGCGGCCGGATCCTCTCCAAGATTACCAAACCGGTCGATTATTGCCGTTCGACGACGTTCCCGCTTCCTGGCTGATTCTTACTCGGCCTTTTCGACCTGGCGGATCAGCTGGACGCGCTCGGGGGTGATGGTGGGGATGCGCACGAACATGAGATACAGCAAAAACGCGCTGACGCATCCGAGGATAGCCCAGACGAGGGGCTTCTGCACGAACCAGGCGGACAGGCCCATGAGCGTGAACGACACGGCCAGGATGCGCACCTTCGTGCCGAGCGGGATGCCTCCGGCTTCTTTGAACGCGGCGACGTAGGTGCGGTACACCCGGGTCGAGATGATCCAGGCGTGGCAGCGCGGCGAGGATTTCGCGAACAGGAACGTCGCGAGCAGCAGCAGCGGGGTGGTGGGCAGCACGGGCACGAACACGCCGATGCAGCCGATGATGCAGGCCGT from Eggerthella lenta DSM 2243 includes the following:
- a CDS encoding YbaN family protein, which translates into the protein MNRIVRYLMLAGAWTACIIGCIGVFVPVLPTTPLLLLATFLFAKSSPRCHAWIISTRVYRTYVAAFKEAGGIPLGTKVRILAVSFTLMGLSAWFVQKPLVWAILGCVSAFLLYLMFVRIPTITPERVQLIRQVEKAE
- a CDS encoding VOC family protein; the protein is MTATYMHIGIPITEKKPNMIYNEAMKFWVSNVDDYDYKVEYLKFEEGTPFPEELHRRWHVAYAVDDLDRYVDDADRVICDPMDAGPGVRLAFVEKDGAVIELYEDKN